A genome region from Arachidicoccus soli includes the following:
- a CDS encoding DNA polymerase/3'-5' exonuclease PolX has protein sequence MTNITIASNFKLLGQIMEIYDDDSFKIKSYLNASRTIEKLPVELASIPEDKIFSIAGIGKAIGSKIIEQLQTETFKVLEDYITKTPSGIIEMLRIKGLGPKKIATIWNDLEIETIGELLYACNENRLMLYKGFGEKTQNNIREAIEFYLASKGSFLFSEIENAATAFDDYLKKTFANYTFLLSGDFRQNAITIEKLVWVSNAPENIIQEIITANNFELISKENEVFVLKTPTNITIHFIQNKKENLFNKSFQLSCSESFYDEFAKKFPAINTKDYNSDSAIFSENNIAYIPYYLREDIKWIEVAQKSALPKVIEPKDIKGVIHTHSKWSDGANTLSEMAESAKAEGFEYLVISDHSQTAVYANGLQDRRIAEQHKEIEELNQSLAPFKIFKSIESDILNNGHLDYTENILKTFDLVIASVHSNLKMNEEKAMERLIKAIENPYTNILGHMTGRLLLSRAGYPVNHKKIIDTCAANNVVIELNANPRRLDIDWHWIDYALDKKVLISIDPDAHSTKGIKDIRYGVLAAQKAGVTAKENLSSFSLQEMESFIQKQKEKQP, from the coding sequence ATGACTAATATAACAATAGCTTCTAATTTCAAGCTACTCGGGCAAATAATGGAAATTTATGATGATGATAGTTTTAAAATAAAATCTTATTTAAATGCATCCCGTACCATCGAAAAATTGCCAGTTGAATTAGCATCAATACCGGAAGATAAAATATTTTCAATTGCTGGCATTGGCAAAGCCATTGGAAGTAAAATTATAGAACAACTTCAAACAGAAACGTTTAAAGTTCTGGAAGACTATATTACCAAAACACCTTCGGGAATTATTGAGATGTTGCGCATAAAAGGTCTCGGGCCAAAAAAAATTGCAACGATTTGGAATGATCTAGAAATTGAAACGATAGGTGAATTACTTTATGCTTGTAACGAAAATCGTTTAATGCTGTATAAAGGATTCGGAGAGAAGACACAAAATAATATACGCGAAGCAATTGAGTTTTACCTAGCAAGTAAAGGCAGTTTTTTATTCTCAGAAATTGAAAATGCAGCGACAGCTTTTGATGATTATTTAAAAAAAACCTTTGCGAATTATACATTCTTGCTTTCCGGAGATTTTCGCCAAAATGCTATTACTATTGAGAAACTGGTATGGGTTAGCAATGCGCCGGAAAATATTATTCAGGAAATAATCACTGCCAATAATTTTGAATTAATAAGTAAGGAAAATGAAGTTTTTGTTTTGAAAACGCCCACCAACATTACCATTCATTTTATTCAAAATAAAAAAGAAAATCTCTTCAACAAATCTTTTCAATTAAGTTGTAGTGAAAGTTTTTACGATGAATTTGCCAAAAAATTCCCAGCGATAAATACTAAGGATTATAATTCAGATTCAGCAATTTTCTCCGAAAATAATATAGCCTACATTCCATACTATTTAAGAGAAGATATAAAATGGATTGAAGTTGCGCAGAAAAGCGCTTTACCAAAAGTTATTGAACCAAAAGATATTAAAGGCGTAATACACACGCACAGTAAATGGAGCGATGGTGCCAATACTTTATCTGAAATGGCTGAAAGTGCTAAAGCAGAAGGATTTGAATATTTGGTTATTAGCGACCACTCACAGACTGCTGTTTATGCCAATGGGCTCCAAGATCGAAGAATTGCTGAACAACATAAAGAAATTGAAGAGTTGAATCAATCGCTTGCGCCTTTTAAAATTTTTAAAAGTATAGAGAGCGATATTCTAAACAATGGTCATTTGGATTATACTGAAAATATTTTAAAGACTTTTGACTTGGTCATTGCATCCGTTCATTCCAATTTAAAAATGAATGAAGAAAAAGCAATGGAGCGTTTAATAAAAGCCATCGAGAACCCTTACACCAATATATTGGGTCACATGACTGGAAGACTTTTACTTAGCCGCGCTGGTTATCCGGTTAATCACAAAAAAATCATTGATACTTGCGCAGCTAATAATGTTGTAATTGAATTAAATGCAAACCCTAGACGTTTAGATATAGACTGGCATTGGATTGACTATGCTTTAGACAAAAAAGTACTTATTTCCATTGATCCAGATGCACATTCAACCAAGGGAATCAAAGACATTCGTTATGGTGTTTTAGCCGCCCAAAAAGCCGGTGTTACTGCAAAAGAAAATTTGAGTAGCTTTTCTTTGCAAGAAATGGAATCTTTTATCCAAAAACAAAAAGAAAAACAACCCTAA
- the gndA gene encoding NADP-dependent phosphogluconate dehydrogenase: MENKFDFGMIGLGVMGRNLLYNMADHGFSVIGLDLDKEKADALETGATKGTQVKGTTDTQDFIKQLATPRKITLLVPAGKPVDAVVNSLLPYLDKGDIIIDGGNSHYTDTLRRVKDLEEKGFHFMGMGVSGGEKGARFGPSIMPGGDKEAYNHIKPLLEAVSAKVNGEPCTAYMGKDAAGHYVKMVHNGIEYAIMQTLSEVYDLLKTGQDYSNEDLHKLFKNWNEGRLQSFLVEITRDIFATKDTESNNYLVDMILDKAGAKGTGKWTSQDAMDTGVSIPTIDVSVSMRTISAYKNERLAAAKIYQPVVEKILTDKDEFAKQLEDTLFLTMIICYAQGLALLVKASEELSMEIPLHDVVKIWRGGCIIRSTLLEDFYKAYNNNPKLANILLDESISKLVKPCIASMRAVVSQATKSGIAVAAIQCSLAYLESYTSAKMPTNLIQAQRDDFGSHTYQRIDKEGIFHTEWETHEN, translated from the coding sequence ATGGAGAATAAATTTGATTTTGGTATGATTGGTCTCGGCGTAATGGGTAGAAACTTATTATATAATATGGCCGACCATGGCTTTAGCGTTATAGGGTTGGATTTAGATAAAGAAAAAGCCGATGCATTAGAAACCGGTGCAACCAAAGGCACACAAGTTAAAGGAACGACTGATACGCAGGATTTCATTAAGCAATTGGCTACACCAAGAAAAATTACATTACTTGTTCCTGCCGGCAAACCGGTGGATGCTGTAGTTAACAGCCTCCTGCCTTACTTAGATAAAGGCGACATTATTATCGATGGCGGCAACTCTCATTATACCGATACTTTGCGCCGCGTAAAAGACCTTGAAGAAAAAGGTTTTCATTTTATGGGAATGGGTGTTTCCGGTGGCGAAAAAGGTGCACGCTTTGGCCCAAGCATTATGCCGGGTGGCGATAAAGAAGCTTATAATCATATAAAACCTTTATTAGAAGCAGTTTCGGCAAAAGTAAATGGAGAACCTTGCACAGCTTATATGGGTAAAGATGCTGCAGGGCATTATGTAAAAATGGTACATAACGGCATTGAATATGCTATAATGCAAACGCTAAGCGAGGTATACGATTTATTAAAAACCGGACAAGATTACTCCAATGAGGATTTGCATAAATTATTTAAAAACTGGAATGAAGGAAGGTTGCAATCTTTTTTGGTAGAAATCACACGAGATATCTTTGCTACAAAAGATACCGAAAGCAATAACTATCTGGTGGATATGATCTTGGATAAAGCTGGTGCTAAAGGAACGGGAAAATGGACTTCCCAAGACGCAATGGATACAGGTGTCTCTATTCCTACAATTGATGTTTCTGTTTCTATGCGAACAATTTCAGCTTATAAAAATGAACGATTAGCTGCTGCAAAAATTTACCAACCAGTTGTTGAAAAGATTCTTACAGATAAAGACGAATTTGCAAAACAATTAGAAGATACTTTATTCTTGACAATGATTATTTGTTATGCACAAGGTTTAGCATTACTGGTAAAAGCATCTGAGGAATTATCAATGGAAATTCCCTTGCACGACGTAGTGAAAATCTGGCGTGGTGGATGTATCATCCGCTCAACTTTGTTAGAAGACTTTTATAAAGCTTATAACAATAATCCTAAATTAGCCAATATACTTTTGGATGAATCAATTTCCAAGCTTGTAAAACCTTGCATAGCAAGCATGCGTGCAGTTGTTTCTCAAGCTACCAAAAGTGGCATTGCAGTTGCTGCAATACAATGCTCTTTGGCATATTTAGAATCCTACACTTCTGCAAAAATGCCAACCAATCTTATTCAAGCCCAACGGGACGACTTTGGCTCTCATACTTATCAAAGAATTGATAAAGAGGGTATTTTTCATACAGAATGGGAAACGCACGAAAATTAA
- the zwf gene encoding glucose-6-phosphate dehydrogenase, with translation MAKNNNKKRPSSTVIFIFGGSGDLNQRKLTPALYNLFLDGFMPDNFAIVGTGRTEYSDDKFRKHLLDGINDFSRRKDDKSGSWEKFAPNVSYLRMDADKAEDYKGIAKIIQDLEAAWGEHPSVLFYLAVAPQLVPDIATNLHKLKLCKDKASSRIIVEKPFGHDLKSAQELNSLLTSLFEENQIYRIDHYLGKETVQNILALRFANALFEPIWNRNYIDHVQITAAETVGVEDRGGYYEQAGALRDMVQNHILQVLCMVAMEAPVSFEANEIRNKKSDVLNAIRKIKKTEVQKYAVRGQYAAGWMKGAKVKSYREEKGVAPESTIDTFAAVKFYIDNWRWQDVPFYVRTGKYLMEKTTLITIQFKEAPKYAFPPEASETWRANRLTISIQPEMDIRLRFQAKRPGQTMSLNPVDMVFSYNDNYDEPQPEAYETLLLDAMMGNATQFMRDDQVETAWEVIMPILETWESRPPVDFPNYAPGTWGPEDAEALIAKDGRTWVTLPPKKKD, from the coding sequence ATGGCAAAAAACAATAACAAAAAACGACCATCCTCAACGGTAATATTCATATTTGGCGGCAGTGGAGATTTGAATCAACGTAAACTCACCCCTGCCTTATACAACCTTTTTCTTGATGGTTTTATGCCTGACAATTTCGCTATAGTAGGTACAGGTCGAACAGAATACTCAGATGATAAGTTTCGTAAACATTTATTAGATGGCATCAACGATTTTTCTCGAAGAAAAGATGATAAATCCGGTAGTTGGGAAAAATTTGCACCAAATGTCTCTTATTTAAGAATGGATGCCGACAAAGCAGAAGATTATAAAGGTATTGCAAAAATCATTCAGGACCTGGAGGCAGCTTGGGGAGAGCATCCCAGCGTTTTATTTTATTTAGCCGTTGCACCACAATTGGTCCCTGACATTGCAACTAACTTACACAAATTAAAACTCTGTAAAGATAAGGCGAGTTCAAGAATTATTGTAGAAAAGCCATTTGGCCATGACCTTAAAAGCGCACAGGAACTCAACAGTTTACTTACCAGCCTTTTCGAAGAAAATCAAATCTATCGTATAGATCATTATTTAGGGAAAGAAACGGTACAAAACATTTTAGCATTACGTTTTGCCAATGCGCTGTTTGAACCAATTTGGAATAGGAATTATATTGATCATGTACAGATCACAGCTGCTGAAACAGTAGGGGTAGAGGATCGTGGAGGCTATTATGAACAAGCAGGGGCGTTGCGCGATATGGTCCAAAACCATATTTTGCAAGTGTTGTGCATGGTAGCTATGGAGGCTCCAGTATCTTTCGAGGCGAATGAAATACGCAACAAAAAATCAGATGTACTGAATGCCATTCGTAAAATAAAAAAGACGGAAGTACAAAAATATGCCGTTAGAGGGCAATATGCTGCCGGCTGGATGAAAGGTGCAAAAGTGAAATCATATCGAGAAGAAAAAGGTGTAGCGCCCGAATCGACCATTGATACCTTTGCTGCTGTAAAATTTTATATCGACAACTGGCGCTGGCAGGATGTACCTTTTTATGTTCGTACCGGAAAATATTTAATGGAGAAAACAACATTAATTACTATTCAGTTTAAAGAAGCTCCTAAATATGCATTCCCACCGGAAGCATCTGAAACCTGGCGCGCCAATAGATTGACGATTAGTATTCAACCTGAAATGGATATTCGTTTACGTTTCCAAGCAAAACGTCCAGGTCAAACAATGTCGCTTAATCCGGTAGATATGGTCTTCAGCTACAATGACAATTATGATGAACCACAACCCGAAGCTTACGAAACTTTGTTGCTCGATGCAATGATGGGCAACGCTACTCAGTTTATGCGTGACGATCAAGTTGAAACAGCTTGGGAAGTAATAATGCCGATACTTGAAACATGGGAAAGTCGGCCGCCCGTAGATTTTCCCAACTATGCACCTGGCACTTGGGGGCCTGAAGATGCCGAAGCATTAATTGCAAAAGATGGTAGGACTTGGGTAACCCTACCGCCTAAAAAGAAAGACTAA
- the pgl gene encoding 6-phosphogluconolactonase: MNIHVSKNINELSKNFADWLVKYSNETLQKQDRFTIALSGGSTPKLLHQLLASDTYKNKIDWIKWHFFMGDERFVPETDERSNAKMCYETLLNHVPVNKAQIHFYQTENISPEESAENYETILHQYFNDKNTGLDLVILGMGDDGHTLSLFPHQSIIHETKKWVDSFWLESQEMYRITMTHPVANHAAAVAFLVSGEKKQHALKEVLNGKYNPDEYPSQIIKPTLGELHWFVDETAMNYRQ; the protein is encoded by the coding sequence ATGAACATACACGTTTCTAAAAACATCAACGAGCTTAGTAAAAACTTTGCAGACTGGTTGGTAAAATATTCCAACGAAACTTTGCAAAAACAAGATAGATTTACTATTGCCCTCTCAGGTGGCAGTACTCCAAAATTGCTCCATCAGTTGCTTGCAAGTGATACTTATAAAAATAAGATTGATTGGATTAAGTGGCATTTTTTTATGGGAGATGAAAGATTTGTTCCAGAAACTGATGAAAGAAGCAATGCCAAGATGTGTTATGAGACTTTGCTCAATCATGTTCCTGTCAATAAAGCACAAATACATTTTTACCAGACAGAAAATATTTCACCTGAAGAAAGTGCCGAAAACTATGAAACAATTTTACATCAATATTTTAATGACAAAAATACCGGATTAGATTTGGTGATTCTTGGTATGGGGGACGATGGGCATACTTTATCATTATTTCCACATCAATCTATTATTCATGAAACAAAAAAATGGGTAGATAGTTTCTGGTTGGAATCACAAGAAATGTATCGCATTACCATGACACACCCTGTTGCCAATCATGCTGCCGCCGTAGCTTTCCTCGTTTCTGGCGAGAAGAAACAACATGCTTTGAAGGAAGTATTAAATGGGAAATACAACCCAGATGAATACCCTTCTCAAATAATTAAACCTACACTGGGCGAACTGCATTGGTTTGTAGATGAAACAGCAATGAACTATAGGCAATAA
- a CDS encoding succinate dehydrogenase cytochrome b subunit, whose amino-acid sequence MSFKQVFNSAVGRKITMGLTGLFLVLFLIVHVGLNACIWANDGGVMFNHAAHFMGANWFPRVLEIGLFVFLIIHIVQGLMLEMSNRSKRGIGYQKTYGNRGSKWYSRSMGLLGTLVLLFLILHLSNFWFPNRAHQGFLLGPEIDLYAKMQDTFSVGWVVIAYLIGCLALAYHLLHGFQSAFRSLGVHNNRYNKLLTCIGTAFSIIVPLAFAMMPISFYFGWL is encoded by the coding sequence ATGAGTTTCAAACAAGTTTTTAATTCTGCCGTTGGGCGAAAAATTACAATGGGTCTTACTGGGCTTTTCCTAGTCTTATTTTTGATTGTCCACGTTGGTTTAAATGCATGTATTTGGGCAAATGACGGTGGAGTAATGTTTAACCATGCTGCACACTTTATGGGTGCTAACTGGTTCCCACGTGTGTTGGAAATTGGATTGTTTGTATTTCTTATCATTCATATTGTGCAAGGTTTGATGCTCGAAATGAGTAACCGTTCTAAACGTGGTATCGGCTATCAGAAAACTTATGGTAACCGGGGAAGTAAATGGTATAGCCGCAGTATGGGTCTTTTAGGAACACTCGTATTATTGTTTTTAATTTTACATCTTTCTAATTTCTGGTTCCCCAACCGTGCACACCAAGGTTTTTTATTAGGTCCCGAAATTGATTTATATGCCAAGATGCAAGATACCTTCAGTGTGGGTTGGGTAGTTATTGCCTATCTAATTGGCTGTTTGGCATTGGCTTACCACTTACTACATGGTTTCCAAAGTGCGTTCCGTTCTTTGGGCGTTCACAACAACAGATACAATAAATTGCTTACCTGCATCGGTACAGCATTTTCTATCATTGTTCCATTGGCATTTGCAATGATGCCCATTAGCTTTTATTTTGGTTGGTTATGA